From the Diadema setosum chromosome 3, eeDiaSeto1, whole genome shotgun sequence genome, the window GGACACTTTACCGACAAAGAtgtgcagaaataaacacagtgataaatgaaaaagaaaagaggattaaattgatttttttttctttctataatGACTTCTTATTACAAAATTAAGAGCAAGAACAAAGTAATGCCCCATTCTATCATTGCTACTTCAAGCAACTTTCAAATTAAGATACTATTCTTGCTTCACAGTACTGCAAAACAGAATATAGAATATAACACAACGAACAATGAATATTTAACAAGTACAGTGGAAACGCACGACAACTAAATTCTTGGGAccaagacaatttgttctttatatcagacactttgttatatcagtagtcaataaacaacagaaaaaaaagaagaaataattctATTCATTGGGACCGGAGAAATTACTTTGTTGTATCAGGTATTTTGTTAGGCCTATATCAAACCTCATACCAAGTTTCCACTGTATTGCCTCTTACGAGCTGTATCTTAACACCTgacaatttttttccccacgAGAGTTATACAATTGTATCTTCCCGTATAGAGCTTACAATCTTGTACAGTACTTTCTCCTGAAGTGCACAGCGCTGAGGGAATATGTAGTATTTTGTACCATAATGATCTACATTAATAcacatgatttcattctagCCCCATCGGTAGGCAGTAAAATTCTGAATCAAATCACTTGACGTGATATCACTGCAGGCAATACAAATTCGATCCTCGCTGCACAAGTTACACTTGTAATTGCATTATGACCAATCACCGACCAGTATTTCCGAAGACAATTAAATGGTATACAAATGAATGCTTATGAgcgcaatggacagaatatttcatgaggtgaaagatgaaatgatccattcaacaaggtgcagccgagttgaatggatcaaagatttcatctttcaccgaatttCCAAGCCATTTTACATCATGAACTTCCAAGCCATTTTACATCATTGAACTTCCAAGCCATTTCACATCATGTGTTATCTCTTCCTGGGGAGGACTACTTTCCCTGATTGGACAATTTCTGCCTAGGACAGTTATCACTGTAGAAATGCACCCTCAGGACACTTTTGCCCAAAGCATATTAACCGCTGTGCATCAAaccattaaaggggatggctagtaactgatcagtgggaatgctgagggatgattgttccaatccttgtgggattcatttaagagtacattatatatctattcttgtgtgaaaattgtttgcttcagaatggtctcatattcaagtaatgtgcagtttaatgtttccaggtaagcgtccctggtcagtgacggggcattaatctgcacattatctgaatatgagaccgttttgaagcaaataattttcacacaacagtagatatataatgtactctttatcccacaaggattggaacaatcatccctcagcattcccactgattcccactgatcggtactagccatcccctttaaacaaaaactggcAATGAAATGTCTGGACATGGAAATTTGAATTCAACATTATGACATCTATTCAGATGGAAATATTTCTTACATAatattttatcataataattattgtttatatcattattaacaTTACCATTACTAAAACCAGACACCAGAGcaatttctttgaaacataccGTATTCAGGTGGGTCAAAATATGCACACTCTGTACCATAGACATTTAATTTTAATGACTATCCATATTTTATGACTGTGCTTTCAATATCTCTCCTGGTGATAATAATCTGCCAGAAAGAAGTCGTCTTTTCAATTTTTGAAATGTTGCATGATGTGTCTACGGAGACCACACTATAATATCTGACTAAACAAAGGTAACATTGAAGATGTTGGCACACATTCTGTTCTTACTTTGAGGTCACATTGTACAAAGGAATAATGCTAATTTCATATGGCGGAAATtataagtacagtgtatttggaAAATGCATCCCTCTTGGTTTGAAAGGTATAGAGCCAAAACCACAAATAATCGTTAACAAAGGAGACAATCAACTGTCTATTAGCAAGTGAGGAAGTAATGGAGAGAAAGACAGCTTTCAGTTATCTCTATGGGATTTTTTATAACATAATACAGGTACAGCATCACGTTACCATGCATCATACACATATTTGTGTATATTGTGTGACCTCAAAAGGTCGCCAGACACATACACATTCCAGACTGTAATAAAGGTTAGTTTCTACGAGAAAGTTCTCAGCTTCAAATAACTCTATTTAACctcaaaattacaaattcctaacccagcaaaaaataaataaataaataaatgaataaatgatggaTTTGATTACCAAACATGTAGGAATGCAATGTGCAGAAAAGGGATAAGAGAAGTCGAGGGTCTATTTAAGTCCTTGTAGCCATGCAGCCAAACAATGCAAACACTGTTAAAGTCTGAGGACATAACTATTCTAAAAACCCCATGTACTTGTTTAACTTGGACTGTCAATGCCTAGTAGTTCATACATattttgggtgcacgtcacgagaccgacacccacgagtcatacagcccacaagtcatacagctcacaagtcatacagcccacgagtcatacagctcacaagtcatacagcccatgagttcgacactaagccaacaaggcccacgagaccgacagattacgcgccgtgttgtatctgtctcgtgggctgtttttacctagtgtcgaactcatgggctgtatgactcgtgatcTGTAGGACTCTTGGACCTGTTTTTaatgtcgaacttgtgggctgtatgactcgtgggtatcggtctagtgggatgacccccatATTTTGACTCCAATGCAAGTACTCAGAGTGCTTTGTATTTATTGGAAAAGGTGACTTCAATCTAAAATCAgccaataatgataatgataatgcacAACGACTATAAACAGCACTTTGTGAGTCTGCAATGCAGGGTCACATGAGTCTTTAAATGAATCAAATACTAACAAGAAATCTCATGATCGTAATACTAGAACATTATGCATGTATCAACACAACTTGTTCAATCtggagcaaaacaaaaacaaaaacaaaatcttcataCACTGAGTGATGGACCACTTACAAGTGTCATTAGATAGAATGTTCCTCTATGTAGTATGTACAAGTACACTGGCACAAAGTGAAGACCAGTGCCGACCATGAGTTCAAAGGTCACCTTGTCTTGAGAATGACGTAGATGATAAAGAAGACGAAGGCAGCAAACAGGAATAGGTAAAGGTAGTGGCACTGCAGACCAGATCGTGACAAGCGGGTAAGACGCCCCATAGTAGCTCTCAAGAATCCACCCCCGGCATCGAATTCATGCTCCTGAAACAGACAAAAGAATATTAAGGGTATCACATGTATGGGCATTACCATGCTTTTACAAGCTTGACACAATAAGAAATTCCTTTTCAAATGAAGCACTTACTGTACACAACCTCCTCACCTTAAAGTAGCTTTCTTCTTATAAAAATGAGATATCAGTGATATTCCTATTACAAATACATAGTGCCTGATCCCTCTACACCATCTGGCTAATGTCTCCCAAGTACTACTATGTGGCTATCTTCAGCattgttggtttgttgttttgtctttgttctGTTTTATACTGGATAtatttttgctctctctctctctctctctctttctaattTCATGATGAAGCATATGTGATACATATCTGAGAGTCCAGACAAAAGAACATATAGCAGAGTACACAGTTACTGTATGCAATGGGCAATAATGACCATATCATGAATAAAATAAGAATATGACAGTTAAACATAATTACACAAGATttggaaaatgataaaatactaAAAGCAGGCATGCACTTTGTAGTATCCTCAGCAGACaagtgtgtgttgttgttgtttttttctttcttccaaaGCCACTGTGGTTAATTCTCACTTGCAACGTTTCATTGGTTTAAATATACAGAATACAATAGTGGTATCATGCTGTAATATCTGTCATTATCAGCTTATTTCCAGTACATTTGAGGAATGTTCATATGAAAATagcatgtttgaaaaaaaaaaaaaaaaaacaagaaaaaagtttGCTCTCAGAAGTTTTAAAAGGAAAGTTATTAATTGACAGGTACAAGAGGTGTATATGTATACAGGGCAGGTGAGAGTACAGTGCtctctttattaaaaaaaaaaaaaatgataaaacaaaatttggtgCTGACATTGACATGCAGAATTTGGTTCTATTTGCATTGCCTTTTCACCATGATATAAAACGATCTGTTATTTACAAATTATATGACTGTATTCTATGCAAAATCAGTTTGCTGTATTGAGAGTGTATTATATAATCCATATCATTCCTGAACATTCCATGGAAGGGGTGAGggtgaaatttcattcaaatataaATCACTTACCATTTCATTTACCAACTTGTTCTGCTCTCTCACTTCATTCCCAATGTCAATGCTCAACTGTTTTGTGTTTGAAGGATAACACAGAATTGATCACATGAGACAAAATGTCAAACTCATAAAACATGTTTAAGTATTTCTATATAAAGCTTCTATCCTTACGGTTTTGGAAAATGGTCTTTCTACTAAAAGATGTTACAAAGACGCTTCTAACTCCCTAAAAACTGATAACTAAATCCTGTTCATCAATCAAGTACCACGTTTTTccatatcaaatcaaatgaaatcatatcGAACTATATCTGTAATAGCGGCAAATATGTACATTGCATGATCAAAATGATAACTTATTCTATATGGTAACACTTAATCGCTGTTTAGTACCAAAATGGCCAAGTACTTCATTTCttaataatcattatcactCAAAACATTTGCATTTCTCATTCTTTGTACAAGGTTGAaagaaatttgttttaaaaacaataaaaaaaaaaaacatgtgtacagtggactcccgttataacaaaatcctcaggaccggcagttttcttttgttatatatcggaatttcgttataaccgaacaaataaacaatagaaatacatagagtggatgacattgcagcccagatttttacttcgttataaccggaatttcattataaccatgttcattataacgggagtgcactgtatacagAAAGAAAGGAGTCAAAGTGAAAAAAGTTTTGTTGCATAAAAGACTCTAAATCCCATGGTTTCACCTATACAACAAAGTTCCAACAAACTTTCCAAAACAAGATTTTAGCATTTCAGTTGTTGCAAGGTGCAAGTATAATGTACAGAGCTGAAGCTATCGTACCTGTCAGTTGACCACACGTCAAATTATGCAACAAAAGAGTTATCTTACCGACTTCAAGGCGCTAACTTTTGAGCGCAGTCCCTCGGCGAGCTGTTCGTTTTCTTCCTCAATGGCATTGTAATCTCCGTAACCTTGACTGCCCCCAGAGCTGGCACCACCTACACATTGTACAATGAGATACAGATTCATACATCAAGGATGTTGTGCTTTCCATATgtacaggggcagatccaggaaattcttaaaggggaggtgcctttgcaaaattaaacgGGGGCGCAcgcgccctccccccccccccccatattttcttttcatttcttttgttttaacaaaaaataaagagggggcgtgcgcccccctctggatctgccactgtaCATCATACAGTGCAACCTCATTATTAAGAGGTCCGGCATATATAGTATGCAACATCCTTCAATAACATAACATGGGTGTTTTTTGAAGGTCCTGACTCTTTGTTTACTAATCATGTAACCTGATTTACTAAGAAACCCATTCATATTTTAACATATATATGGTTAGGATCTTGGCTTTTAGGGACTCTttacaacaaataaaaaaaaaagaaaacaaacaaaaacttgtaAGTATTATACCTCTGGTGTAGATCGCTACAAGTCCATGTGTAGGGTAATGGCAAGTATTCTCTCCACCGTATGGAAGACCTTTAAACTGACAGCTTCTGCACCATCAATGTTGATAAttccctctatttttttttctctctctctctctttccctcatGTTGCTGTACTATTAAACTCATCAAGCCCAGAAGAGTATGTGCTGCAGATATCATAATCTTGTCATTACTGAATATACCACTGATATTTGATACCATACATATCTTATACTGGACAAATAATCGCttcttgattttatttcatctccatacaataagaaaaaaaaaaatccctaaacTTGCCAGTTTGTGGCAGAAAAAGGAAGCATCATCTCcagaaaaatgtgttgcaaaattttgttttttcattactAGTTATACATTCATACGTAAGAATTAGGAAGCATTTGATGAAACTAGAGCTGTAATACCTAGTACCGTACAATGTAAACAGCTGCATGTGACCAAAACAGGGCCCAACTGGAAGAAAATTATTTAATTCGCGCTCATGaaatgtgtacagtgtacaagtatCCTTGCAGCAAagaaatcacaaaacaaatgagaTAAAAAGAcatttacaccaagaaaagtaGTTTGGTCTATGAAACTACAGTGGTGAATTTTTTGCTTGCAAAGTGAATTACCAGTGGTACAATGTAATCAAACACAAATACTTAGCCAATGGTACATCTCACCTCCACCGGCTGCCCGCCTCATTTTGAGTATTCTCTGAGCtgttgttgacctttgacctctgtgcTCTCTCGTTGACCTTTGCCCTCTGGCTTGACGAGTGTTCTTCTTTTGATTGCACAACCCTCACTTGTAAGTTTTCTTCTTAGGGAACACAATGCTTTGGGGTTGGTTTGAAATCCTTTACAACCATCCCAGCTCTCATTTCACTGTATCATGGCAACACAGCAAAGGCAACATGACATCTGCTagatatgaagaaagagtgtttgtttaattgttcatgtttgaagaaaaataacaaacaagataGAATGGGTCTAAATTACttcataaatataaatataggCCCCTAAACATTCACATTAGACTctatactactgtaaaagtggtttctttcgcgtacagaaACTTTTGCAGTTTCCATCGGTGCTGACTTTTTCGCTTGTGTTTAAATTTGCGGTCGGTAATGATAGCGTTGTAACAAGCcacgagttcaaaacattttcgcaTGATGTTCAATTCGCGGttcgcggttcaacctcaaagcgcgaaaatgaaaccaccgcgaaagaaaccacttatacAGTACCGGTAACTAGGACTAGACATGAGGATCTAGTACGTGTGTACGTGCACTACTCGATCTAGCCAGACTCTTTAATTTGCATACGGTAATTGGCTCCCTGTTTGCTGACACTGCGGTTCCGCCTTAGAGTGATTCAATTATTTACTACCGGTACCGCTATTTGGCGCTAATTCAAATTCTTATCTGTGCATATATACCAATATCATACGCCATGGGCTTGGACATGGTACTCTGTCTCTAACATTAGGCACTAGCTTCAGCATATTCAGTTTGAGCAGACGAGCAGCTGCTAAGTGAGCGTGACCGAGCTCGAGTTAATAGAATTAGAAACATCTCTTTTGTTGACTTTTTGTATACACTTAATTTATATTGCACAGTATTCATCATCGTGCCTTGTGGACTTGGTCTTGGACATCATTGACTGCATCCTCATCATGGACCTGGTCATGCTCATAGATGATTGATATTTTGGACACCATTGCATTGCAATTGGCCATCGCATATGCATTGGGGCATGCATAGGCACGCACTGCATTACAAAATTTGCATTGCCATTGCGGCATTGGCATTGCATTGAAGTTGAACTTGCAGGGCAGCTATGAGGAGATCAAGCAACATGTATAACTAAGCGTTAGAGGTTTCTTTCAGTCTGTTATACCTGTAGCAGGTTAACAAAAATCATCTCAAATAATATAGAAagtgaaaatgagaaattttggGCAGGCTTACCTTTAGCAGTCTTAAACTGATGGTCTAGAAGTACAGTACTTCATCAGTCATACCCCATATATAACTATGAATGGGACTGTACTACGTGGCTCTAGCTCTACGTACGTCGTGGACGTGTAATATTTTCACTACATCACAAAATGGTTTTTACTCATATATTTTTCCTCtccaaaattatatttttttcagaataacttgaaaaattatataaatattatatatgaaaaatattttggcaaatattgtgccaaatttgatttttttatattttattttacattCATAAAAACAATTCTCAACAACGCGCGCCTTTCAATTTTTCGCGCAATTGCCCTCCGTCCACTTGATTGCATGCATACGTACTACTACTGTACCACAGTACGTCAGTACGGAATTGCTCTCTAGCTCAGCACGGTACAGTACACAACATTGGTGCCTGTCGTACCGGCTCGGTCGACTAGCGACTCGCGACGTTCGTTTGTTTGCTGTAATGTCTTCCGACTCGACTCTGTGGACTCAAAGAAAACCCTTACTTCTCCTGAATGTTCTACGTGTATTACGACTGTTTGCAAATTAAGTCTGACTCCGGCGTCGCACGGATAAGATCTACCACGAGGCCTACAGTTTCGCACCTTTTACACTTAAGGTAATTTACAGCAGACAGAAATCTAACCGTTAGAGCTCGTCGAGCTCACACACCATACACCACAGCACAGGGACAGTCACAGACAGACTAAAGGAGTGAGCAGGGAGGAGCGAGCCGAAACTACAGGCAAAGAAGAGACAGTGTGTCAGTCTGCAGCGTAGCGGCTGCGTTCCGTCAGGTTGTATAAATACAAGATGAAACCCCATTCAGAGCAGAATGATGACAGGTCATAATTCTCGTCTGAGTATGTCTGCTTATGAATTTGCCTCTCCCGCGAGACCTGTGCCGAAGTTTTTTCAAGAGGCGTCATTTTCCCAGAAAAAGGTGAGTCACCAACCGATGCTGAACTCCCTGTTTATTCTTGACTTTGTGTGAAGATACAGCcatgtcgctgtacacaagtgtttACACTTGACaatgtacagcgacagggctgtgtatacgATTCTATGTCTAGCTAGTTAGTGTGAAGACAGTAGAGTTGTAGCGGTTAGAATATAACCTCTAATCATGCTAATATCTAACGTTATAGTCTAAACGGGTGACGTCGAACCCATGAGTCTGACTCACACAGCTGTGCCACACACACtccatttcagtattttcaccTCAGCTCTGGTGTAAATGCTTTATATGGGAGggtttatgtttgtttgctgtAACTGCTAGGGCCTAGTGGTGGTGTAAACATGGATAGACAGACCCTAAAGCCCTGTATGGTTTTAGCTGTACTATTTTGTAGAATCTAATGTTAGATTCTACTGTACGCTGTACGGTATGCTGTGAAAAGTTGAGTGTTGCAGTTTGGAACACTATTGTACATAAAATTATTTAATTTACGTAGTACTTTGTGTGTGCACAGTTCTCAAACGTGGGACAACTTATGTTATTCAGTTAGCCACCTACAGTTGTAGGTTGCATGCATGTATCGTCACCCTATTAATTTAAGGATCTGCAGCTTGTTTATTCCAATAGAATACAAATTTGCCTTAGTTTTGCCTCAAACAAATGCCATAAATACTGTGCCATGAAAACTGCACATCAAAACTGCCATCAAAACTGCCCTCAAAACTGCCATCAAAACTGCACAGTTTTGAAATTCGTGGCTATCCTTGATCCTGTTGATTCTGAATCCCCATGGTGAAATAATGCCATTTTGTGTGTGCAATGCATTTTCATTGCGCAGCTTAAAAGGGTACATGTACCTCAACATTGGCACCCCCTTCCTCCATAGGCCATACATGTAGGTAATACACACGTAAATTGCGCAGTCATGCGGCATGTTTGCATTTTACTAAGCGTATTTG encodes:
- the LOC140246995 gene encoding BET1 homolog, producing MRRAAGGGGASSGGSQGYGDYNAIEEENEQLAEGLRSKVSALKSLSIDIGNEVREQNKLVNEMEHEFDAGGGFLRATMGRLTRLSRSGLQCHYLYLFLFAAFVFFIIYVILKTR